The DNA region AATCGGCCACTCATTCCGTAAATTTAAAGGAATCTTCAAATCGATGAATAATTTTTTTATTTTTTTCGAATGGGAGGATCCTTTTAATTGGATTCGATCTCCTTGCTTCCTTGTGCGAATAATAAGCGGTAAGTCTACTTTTTTCTCATCAATTAGGAATATTTCAGCATGATGTGTGTCAACAAAGTTAGTGCTTATTTGCAAAGAGAAAAGATCTCCATTCGGAAGTGTAACCTGTTCACCTAGATGAAGGGTGTATTCATATCGTTGTGATTCATGAGTCTCAAATGTAAATTGACAGGTCTGGTAGCTTTTCACTACCTTTAAGCCATCTGGTAAATCTAAATGACCAGATGGATGATCACTCATTATGAATTTCAAAATTTGCTGAATATGTATGGATGTGTACAAGGGATTGCCCTTATACAGATAGTTTAATATTAGTTGAATCCCCCTTCTTTGTAAAGGCAAAGGCATTGCTTGAAAAGCTTCTACCTGCAGTTGAATTGATTCTTCATTCTTTTCCCATACATTATTCATTTTTTGTCGTGTTAATTCCTGCAAAAACATCTCATCTTCTAAAATTTCCTCACTAAATCGTTGAAAATGTTCATGAACTTTACCATTTTCACCTTTTAAAAATGGAAGGACTTTTAATCTAAACCGGTTCCGAGTATAATCTCCTTTCGAGTTACTTGGGTCTCTCCTTGGATCCAAGTTGAAATGAGCACAATACTCTTCAATCATTTCCTTTGTTAAAGATAATAATGGACGAATGATTTCTCCTTGATGGAAATTCCGTCTATAAGGGATTCCAGATCTTCCCTTTCCGCTACTCCCCCTGGTAAGTCGCATAAGAATGGTCTCAACCTGATCGTCACCATGGTGACCAAGCGCTAATTTATTGGCAGAAAAGTGATTCATTACCTCTTTTAAAAATTGATATCTCACCTTTCTAGCTCCTTCTTGCAAACCTGTCCCACTTTCCTCCATATAAGAGGATACATCTATCCGGTCGCATACATAAGGTATATGCAAATCCTCGCAAAAATTTCTTACAAATTGTAATTCTTCATAGGATTGTTGCCCACGAAACATATGATCAAGATGAGCAGCGTATACACGAATTTGATATCGCTCCTGTCTTTTCGCTAAATAATGGAGAAGGGATAAAGAATCAGGTCCCCCCGAAACGCCTACGACAATCCTGTCCCCTTGTTTAATTATTTGATGGCGTTCAATGAATTCTTTCACTTTTCTTTCATAATCCAACATCAGGTTCCTCTTCCTAAAAAACATATTATTAATAATATGATATATAGTATCATTTCCCTCTTCATATCTCCAATATCCTGCAACAATCTGACCTAGTTGTTGGTGGACAGCGACTGACTCCTAGCGGCTCGAGGTCAATTGCCAAGCTCCTTCAGAGGGTGAAGAGCTCCCTCTTGCGGATCTTGTCAATTGCTTGTCGCCGCTGGACAGTCGCCTCCGCTTTTCTTGTCTAGCTGCGGCTCCTAGCGGCTCGAGGTCAATTGCCAAGCTCCTTCAGAGGGTAAAGAGCTCCCTCTTGCGGATCTTGTCAATTGCTTGTCGCCGCTGGACAGTCGCCTCCGCTTTTCGTTCTTAAATTAATTGTCCGAGGATGTATAGTGTATATAATAGGGCGACTGTTAGGATAATGATGAGGGTTTCTAATTTTTTGCCTTTCTTTTTTCTCTTTCTTAATTGTTTGCTTGTTGTATTGTTTTTATTTATTTTTTGGTTCATTGGCTGTTTCTTTTGCTTTTCTTTTTTTCTTTTACTTATTCTTGAGTAGGATAAACAGTGAAGTAATTCTCTTCTCATTTCAGATGCACTTTTATATTGTCCTTGTAATGCTTTAATGAGTACGGGCTCTATCTTTGTTAGTTCTTGTTTTTGCCTGATGGATTGAACTAGTTGTGACAAACTATCTCCTTGATGGTGTTTGTCGAATCTTTTCGGGTAGGCGAGATTGATAGCGATCATTGACACGGCAAATAAATCATATGTTGGCTCAGCCTTCCTTGATCCTAATCCCCAGTATCCCCGATCAAAAAACTCGGTAAACTCTTTAATCGCTCTTCCTTTGATCGTTGTCCCTCCAACATCAATACAGCGAATTCTGTTTGGGTTTTCAGTCACAATTAGGTTTTCTGGTTTTAAGTCCCCAAACACCCATCCTTCTTCATGCAAGCTTTGTAAATCACTTAATAATTGGCTTAATAACACACCAATCCAAGAGCACCCCTTCACTCGGACAAAGGATAAAAGATCACGACCATGTATATATTCCATAACATAAAAAGGAACTAATTCTCCTTTCCACTGCCAATCATCTACATCCAATAAAGAAGGTCCGAGGGCAGACCCTTGGACCTTCGAAAAAGCTTTTAATACATTTACTTCCGTTATAATGGATAAACTGTTAGGACTCATTTTTAAGGCCGCATATCCGTTTGAACTTTGAACTAAGTAGACAATCCCATTTGCTCCAAATCCAAGTTCCTTTATAATTTTATACTGATGTTGATGCCATTTTCCACGTAAGACTGTCCCAATAGGTAACTTATACTGATTCTTCAAAGAATTCATCATCACGTGATAGCAGACCCCTTATTGAACGTTTTTTATTAAATTGGACGATAGCCTCCTGAATGGCTGGACCTGTTGGTGTAATTCCCCCAGGAGTAAGTTTGGAAAATACACTCGTTAAAGACTCAAGCTTGGGAGTCCAATCTAATAGCTTCTCCACATCTTTTTTATTCCCTGGAAAGGCATAGACGGAAAATAAATTATTTCCCATTCGCGCATTCATACTTAATGAAAGATCTAAGAGTGCTTCTTTAACTGTCGGAAGTTTATGCTTCATACTTGCACTTGTATCAACTAAAATAAGCACTTGTAAATTCGCTGTTTCTCCTAATTCATCTACTACTTCGACAACTTCACCACGTTTGTCAGGTGGTAATTCCTCAATCGTCATGTCATTCCCTAAAATTTCTTTTAACTGTTTATTCACTACGCCTTGGAGTGTTTGTGTCATTGCTTTTCTTGTCACCATCTGTACGGTTTGCGAAAGCTGCTTTGCATAGACGATCTGGCTGACTCCACCTCCTGATGCAGCAATCCCCTCAATTTCCTGCATACTTTTTTGATCCATCACATCTTGTTCCATAACCCCTATAACATTCACCGCTATCCCTTGTTCATTTGCTAGAGTCGCCATTGCAATTGGATCATCACCATAGTTTGAACATCCATCTGTTATTAATAAAATTTGCTTGATCGTACCTGTTTTCATAAAGCTCCCCTCCAAATGTATGATTGTTCCCATCATCGCCGAATTGGAGGGGATTTATACTATTCCGTCTGTTTTTTTCACAAGATTAGGAGACCTGTTTTTCCTTTTTATATTTTGAGACGGGGATACTTGCCCATTTAGGCAGATTATGTTGAATTTTTACCACAACCACGGTCATATCATCTTCAATTTCACCAGATCTTGTGCGAATCACTTCTTCCATCAGTAAATCTGCTACTTCCTGTGGATCAGACGTTTCTATTTCACTAATCTTCCTCTTCATCCATACATCATAATTTTCCACATGTTTCGGTCCTTCAAAAATGCCATCGCTCATCATAATGAGCAAATCACCTGCTTTCAGTTGCTCAGTTACAACATCAACCTCCACGTCGTGTAAAATTCCGATCGGTAAATTACTTGCCTCTACTTTAATAATTTTATCCCCTCTTTTAATAAAACTCGGAGTCGAGCCAATCTTCAAATATTTAGATGTGGCATCCTGTAAATCAATAATCGCTAAATCTAATGTAGAGAAAATTTCATCTGTTGTTCGAAGTGCCAAGATGGAATTAACAGATTTAATTGCGACCTTTTCTTCAATTCCAGATTTTAAAATTTTTTGTAGTAAGCTTAAAGTTTCATTGCTTTCACGATGTGCTCTTTCACCGTTCCCCATCCCATCACTTATGGCTACAGCATATTTTCCGGACCCTAAATCAATCGTTGAATAGCTATCTCCAGAAACTAATCCCCCACCCTTTGCAGCATGGGCTACTCCAGACTCCACCACATAAGCTTTAGCTGAGCGAAAGGTGGCGTGACAATACCCTCCTGGAAATCCTGCATGTTCTTCCTTTTGAACAACAATCGTTTCACCTAATATATCTGACAACATCGGGGCCACTAATTTTTCACACTCACCATGTCCCGATGTATACGGAATGACCATATCAATATCGACATTCCCTTCTTGCAAACTATAAATTTCCACATTTTCCACTTCAATGTCAAAGATTTTCATTGCCTCAAATATTTGTTCTTCTTGGCTATAATGGTTCTCACGTTCCCGTTGGATTTCCATTGCAAAATCCCCCATTACTTTCGAAACACCAAGAAGTTGATCTGCCACAAGTTTTCTACTTTCATACACTTGTTTTTTTAATTTAAGGTTTGCTTGATAATGGGTTAATTCTTGACGAATTGCTTCTTGCACCCTTTGACCTTTCACACAGTTTTTCTCCAATTCTCGTGACATTCTTTGAGATAAGTTAGGGTTCCCATGATCTACCTCGTAGACGATGTTTTCCATCATTTCATATGTTTGGTGAAAGTTCTTTGCCCAACATTGTTCTTTTTTGAAACATGTTTGACATGTCTTCTCTGTCACATTACTTAAGAAGTAATCTAATTCCCGTTGCTCTACATCCTCTTCATTCCCGTTATGCATTTTCAGAAAGCTGTTTGAGAGAGCTTTAAAGACAGAGGCAAATTGTTCCACTCGATTGGACGTCACATCCCGCATCTTTCTTAAATACTGTTGTTGTTCATTTGAATGTTCTACAGTTCCAGGTATATGCTTCGCTAATTTACCCGTTAAGGACCGAGGGGTTAAAAGTAAAAAAAACATCGCAGCAGCCGATTCGTATAAAGACTGTGTTAAGGAGCCCTCTGCTTCCCCATACATTCCAATTAACAAGGTAGCAACAATTAACCCCAAAGCTGTCCCTACTTTCTTTCCTTCCCTAAGAAGCCCTCCTAGCAAACCCGCAAAAGCAAGTAAACTCATTTGATAAAAACTAGAAACATTGGCAAGACTAAAGATTAAACCCGTTACCACCCCAACTGTCGATCCGACAGAGGCACCCGCAATAAAAGCAAACACTAATACTAAGTATCTTGAAAAAATATGCTCTACGGACAATCCATATAAAGACCACCCAATCGTCCCTGTCATAACAGAAGCTAATAAAATAACTAAACTCACAATCTCTTCTGTTTTTAGCGTTCTTTTTCGTTTATTGAAGGATAAAAGTGGGATGCTCTGCATAAAGATTAAAGTAAGTATAAAAGTTAAACCTGCTTCAACTCCGGCCATAAGTAAATCATAGGTTGTGATGATTTGGTTATGTTGGACATAAATGAATAGAAGCTTTACCGTCAATGTCGTAAATAAAACAAAAAACGGCAAAGCCCTCAATTCCGCCTTTTGAAAGTATTTTGACGACAACCTATAGCTAATTAAAAAGAGAATCGTGATTGAAAATGTATAAGTAATATTTTCTAATGATAGTGTAAGTGAACCTGCTAAAAGCCCAATTAAAGCTATTGGTGCGCGATCGCGACGGATCATGTATACGGCCGCAAAGAATGGCAATGCAAATGGTGTTAAATGTGACAAGATTAATGCTCTACCTAAAAGAAAGCCTATTAAGAATAAAGCAAAGCCCTGCTGGATCAATAAACTCTCTAACTTAAAAGAAAGCCTTCTTAATCCCCTCGAGACTTCTACTTTTGTATTCTCCAAATTGACATTACTTACCGGTTCCATTAAATTTTGTTCAACTCTCTCCATCTATTACACACTCCCCATTCTTAATCGTTGTTCATTATTATAGCTTGTCCTTTTCACAAACTTTGTCAAAAAGGGAAGGCTATCCTAAAGAAAAGTTCGACTATTTTCAGCGTAAAGGTAGAAAAGGAAACAAAGACATGACATAAATCGAATCGAACCTACTTTTATACTGCAAATTTCGTATCGTTTTGTAAAAGCAGCTTGCCTACAATCATTGTTTATAGAGAGAATGACATAAAAAAGAAGACAATAAATAGATTGACTTTCAAACTCTGTCGCTGTAATATAAAATTTGTGTTTTAAAAAAATAATAAGATGGCGGTGTAGCTCAGCTGGCTAGAGCGTACGGTTCATACCCGTGAGGTCGGGGGTTCGATCCCCTCCGCCGCTATAGTAAATACAAAGAGGCCCGTTGGTCAAGCGGTTAAGACACCGCCCTT from Oikeobacillus pervagus includes:
- the tilS gene encoding tRNA lysidine(34) synthetase TilS; the encoded protein is MLDYERKVKEFIERHQIIKQGDRIVVGVSGGPDSLSLLHYLAKRQERYQIRVYAAHLDHMFRGQQSYEELQFVRNFCEDLHIPYVCDRIDVSSYMEESGTGLQEGARKVRYQFLKEVMNHFSANKLALGHHGDDQVETILMRLTRGSSGKGRSGIPYRRNFHQGEIIRPLLSLTKEMIEEYCAHFNLDPRRDPSNSKGDYTRNRFRLKVLPFLKGENGKVHEHFQRFSEEILEDEMFLQELTRQKMNNVWEKNEESIQLQVEAFQAMPLPLQRRGIQLILNYLYKGNPLYTSIHIQQILKFIMSDHPSGHLDLPDGLKVVKSYQTCQFTFETHESQRYEYTLHLGEQVTLPNGDLFSLQISTNFVDTHHAEIFLIDEKKVDLPLIIRTRKQGDRIQLKGSSHSKKIKKLFIDLKIPLNLRNEWPIITDNKGKVLWVPNIKKSNDERTWEDPHGMILVYKKQSSSRGQTNC
- a CDS encoding protein kinase domain-containing protein; translation: MMMNSLKNQYKLPIGTVLRGKWHQHQYKIIKELGFGANGIVYLVQSSNGYAALKMSPNSLSIITEVNVLKAFSKVQGSALGPSLLDVDDWQWKGELVPFYVMEYIHGRDLLSFVRVKGCSWIGVLLSQLLSDLQSLHEEGWVFGDLKPENLIVTENPNRIRCIDVGGTTIKGRAIKEFTEFFDRGYWGLGSRKAEPTYDLFAVSMIAINLAYPKRFDKHHQGDSLSQLVQSIRQKQELTKIEPVLIKALQGQYKSASEMRRELLHCLSYSRISKRKKEKQKKQPMNQKINKNNTTSKQLRKRKKKGKKLETLIIILTVALLYTLYILGQLI
- a CDS encoding vWA domain-containing protein, giving the protein MKTGTIKQILLITDGCSNYGDDPIAMATLANEQGIAVNVIGVMEQDVMDQKSMQEIEGIAASGGGVSQIVYAKQLSQTVQMVTRKAMTQTLQGVVNKQLKEILGNDMTIEELPPDKRGEVVEVVDELGETANLQVLILVDTSASMKHKLPTVKEALLDLSLSMNARMGNNLFSVYAFPGNKKDVEKLLDWTPKLESLTSVFSKLTPGGITPTGPAIQEAIVQFNKKRSIRGLLSRDDEFFEESV
- the spoIIE gene encoding stage II sporulation protein E; amino-acid sequence: MERVEQNLMEPVSNVNLENTKVEVSRGLRRLSFKLESLLIQQGFALFLIGFLLGRALILSHLTPFALPFFAAVYMIRRDRAPIALIGLLAGSLTLSLENITYTFSITILFLISYRLSSKYFQKAELRALPFFVLFTTLTVKLLFIYVQHNQIITTYDLLMAGVEAGLTFILTLIFMQSIPLLSFNKRKRTLKTEEIVSLVILLASVMTGTIGWSLYGLSVEHIFSRYLVLVFAFIAGASVGSTVGVVTGLIFSLANVSSFYQMSLLAFAGLLGGLLREGKKVGTALGLIVATLLIGMYGEAEGSLTQSLYESAAAMFFLLLTPRSLTGKLAKHIPGTVEHSNEQQQYLRKMRDVTSNRVEQFASVFKALSNSFLKMHNGNEEDVEQRELDYFLSNVTEKTCQTCFKKEQCWAKNFHQTYEMMENIVYEVDHGNPNLSQRMSRELEKNCVKGQRVQEAIRQELTHYQANLKLKKQVYESRKLVADQLLGVSKVMGDFAMEIQRERENHYSQEEQIFEAMKIFDIEVENVEIYSLQEGNVDIDMVIPYTSGHGECEKLVAPMLSDILGETIVVQKEEHAGFPGGYCHATFRSAKAYVVESGVAHAAKGGGLVSGDSYSTIDLGSGKYAVAISDGMGNGERAHRESNETLSLLQKILKSGIEEKVAIKSVNSILALRTTDEIFSTLDLAIIDLQDATSKYLKIGSTPSFIKRGDKIIKVEASNLPIGILHDVEVDVVTEQLKAGDLLIMMSDGIFEGPKHVENYDVWMKRKISEIETSDPQEVADLLMEEVIRTRSGEIEDDMTVVVVKIQHNLPKWASIPVSKYKKEKQVS